ACGCCGACCGCATCGCGCACGGCATCGAAATTATAAAGCGGCTCGCCCATGCCCATGAACACGATGTTGGAAACGGCGCGGTTCTCCGCACCGGGCAGCAACCCGTCGGTGGGGGGCGTGAGGCCGGGAAAATCGCCAAGCCTTTCGCGCGCGACGATGATCTGCGCGACGATCTCGCGCGTCGACAGATTGCGGACGAGCTTTTGCGTTCCCGTATGGCAGAAGCTGCAGGTCAACGTGCAGCCGACCTGACTCGAGACGCAGAGCGTGCCGCGGTCGCTTTCCGGAATATAGACGCATTCGACCTCGGCGCCATGGCCGCCCGGATTTGCATCGGCGCTGGTCGGGGGAAAGCGCAGCAGCCATTTGCGGGTGCCGTCTTGTGAGACCTGCTCGGCAATGACCTCTGGTCGCGTCAGGCTGAATGTTTCCGCGAGCCGGCCGCGCAGTCCCTTGCCGATGTTCAGCATGACGTCGAAAGAAGTCGCGCCCTGGAAATACAGCCAATGCCAGAGCTGAGCGGTACGCATTTTGATTTCGCGCTCGGGCACACCGAGGCTCAGGAAAGCGGCGCCGAGCTCGGCCCGCGTGCTGCCGACGAGCGAGATTTTTTCCGCCTCGGCTAAGGCCGGCAGGCTGTTGTCCTCAAGCGCGAGCGTCACCGCTAATTCATCCTGAAAAGTCATCTTCTTCATCTAATCTTCGTCTACCACCATTCGCGGCGCATCTCCAGAAGATGGCCGCGCGCCCGTCTCGAAAGGTGATTGCCATGCCTGTAGGATCACGTCCCGCTCTGCTCTCCGGTCTTTGCCTCGCCGCCTGCCTCGCCCTGGCGCCTAGCGTGGCGCGCGCCCAGACGACGTCCGTCAGCCAAATCTCGCATATCACGGTCACCGGCCGAGCGCATATGGCGGTCGTGCCGGATGTCGCCACCCTGTCGCTCGCCGTGATCACCGAAAAGCCGAAGGCGGCCGATGCCGAGAGCGCCAATGCGACGGCCGTTCAGGCTCTGATCCAAGACATTAAAGCGCAGGGGATCGATACGCGGGACATTAAAACGGTCTCGCTCACCCTCGCGCCGGTCTATTCCGAGCAGCGCGATCTCGTGCGTCAAATAACGAACCAGGTGCTGCGCGGCTACCGCGCCCGCAATGCCCTCACGATCAGGGTGCGCAATCTGGACAAGGCCAGCACGCTCGCTCGCCAATTGATCGGCAAAGGTGCCAATGAGTTTTATGGCATTCATTTCGACTACACGCATAAGAAAGAAGCCTATGACAAGCTTCGCGGCGCGGCCGTTGAAGACGCGCTGCGCCAGGCCAATGCCTATCTCGCGCCGCTCGGCCTGAAGCTCGGGCGGGTGCTCGAAATCGCGCCTCCAGAAAATCCGGGCGCGGCACGGGCGCGCATGCCGACATTTGCCGCCATATCGGCCTCCGGCGCCGCGCCGGCCAGCATTCCGATCGAGGCCGGCACGCAAAAGCTTTCAGCGCAAGTGCAAGTGACTTGGGAAATTAAGTGACTTGGGAAATTAAGTGACTTGGGAAATTAAGTGACTTGGGAGATCAATCCCTGACGCCAAGGGCGTTCCGCTTCGCGTTCTACTCGGACGGGATGTCTTTGGTCTTGAGGGCGTCGGCGAGGCGCATCTTTGCCGAGCCCGGTGCTAAGGGCTTCTGCTGGCTTTCGTGCGGCGCCCAGCCGGATAGAAAGACGATTTCGAATGTCGCCCGAATGCGGCCGTCGGGATCGCTGAAACGTTCCGCGTAAATCTCCGCGGCGCGTAAAAAAATCTGCCGCTTCGCGGGCCGTCTCGCCCGCTCGACCAGCGTATTGGTCGCGCCCATGGCGCGTAGATCCGCGGCGAGCCTAAAGACATTTGCATAGCGTACCGTGAGCGATTCCGTATCGGCGACGGGCAAAGCAAAGCCCGCCCGTTGCAAGAGACCGCCCATGTCACGCACATCGGCAAAAGGCGCGACGCGCGGCGAGACGCCGCCGGAGATCTCGGCCTCGGCCATGGCCATGGCTTGGCGCAATTCGTCCAGGCTGCGACCGCCGAGCATGGCGGCGAGAAAAAGCCCGTCGGGCTGCAATGCCCTGCGGATCTGGATGAGCGCGCCGGGCAGATCATTCACTTGATGCAGCGCCAGCGCCGAGACCGCGAGATCGCAGCTCTCGGACAGGAACGGCAAGGCCTCCTCATCGCCGACAAAAGCCAATACGGGCGCGGCGCCGAGTACCGTAGGTAAAGCGCCAAGTCGGATGACCAGCGCGGCCTGATCGGCGCTGCTCAGCGTCTGCGCGAGCTGTGGCAATGGTGTGCCGATATCGACGATCTTGTGAAACCGGCGCTTGACCGTCGTGAGCCGCTGGCAAAGCTCTTCCACCGTCCACGTGAGGAGGAAGTCCGCCGCGCCCGCCGTGACGGCGCGGGCGAGCCTGCGGCGCTGAAGGGCGCGATCGAAGATCGGCGGCTGCTTGGCCATCATGCGCTGATCCGACAAGCGAGTTTCGTTCGGTCCGTCATCTTATGCGGCGCGCCATCGCTGTCAGCGGATCGTGATGGGGCCATAGGCGCCGGTCTAATAGGATCTCCAATCGCAATTTCAGTCCCCGTGAACGGCGATCCTTCGGCGCATGTTCCCGAAGATGCACGACGCTGGCAAGCCGCGCGCAGCTGTCTTAAGCTCGACGCATGGGTTCGAAAGACATATTTTTTTCGAGTAGCGCAGATCCGGCGGCGATTTCGACCGAAGCCGGCGCTGATCGGCGCGGGCGCCCGGGGATAACCGCTTGGCTTGCCGCGGCCGGGGCGCGCGGCCTCGCTACGGTGAGTGGCGTCACCCGCGTGGCGCTCGATCTTATCTATCCGCCGGCCTGTCTTTGCTGCCGCGGGGCGACAGCGGCGCATGGCGCGCTTTGCCCGGCCTGCTGGGGCCGGATCAATTTCATCGAAAAGCCCTTTTGCGACAGGCTCGGCATTCCTTTTGCCTATGATCTCGGCATCGAGGGCTTGTTGTCGCCCGAGGCCATGGCGCATCCGCCCGCCTATGCGCGCGCCCGCGCCGTGGCCCGGTTCGACGATGGTCCGGTGCGGCAACTGGTGCATCGGCTGAAATATCATGACCGGATGGAACTCGCCGAACCGCTGGCAGCCTGGATGGCAAGGGCTGGAAGCGAGCTTCTGGCCGAAGCCGATCTCCTTGTCCCGATTCCGTTGCATCGGCGCCGGCTGATGTGGCGGCAGTTCAATCAGGCGCATCTGCTCGCCGCGGCGGTCGGACGTGCCTGCGGCCGCAAGGTCGATCCCTTTCTCCTCCGCCGGGTCAAGCGGACGGCGCCGCAGGTCGGCCTTTCGCGGGCCCAACGCGCGAGCAATGTGCAAGGTGCCTTTGCGGTGCCTGAAGAGGCAAGGCCGCGTGTCGAAGGCCGCGCCATCGTCCTCATCGACGATGTGCTGACTTCGGGAGCGACCCTCAATGCGGCGGCACGGGTGCTTCTGCGGGCCGGCGCAGCCCGCGTCGATGTGCTCGTCTTCGCCCGGGTTGTGACAGCAAGTTGAATGCCCATATTGGCGGCAAAGCCGAATGACGTTTGAAAGGAAGTTTGGATGCCGACGCCGGTTGAAATCACGATCTATACGACGCAGACCTGTCCCTATTGCCGGCGGGCAAAGGAGCTGTTGCAGAAGAAGAATCTCGCTTATCAGGAAATCAGCGTCGACGGCGATTTCGAGGCGCGGGCGCAGATGACGAATCGCGCCAATGGCGCCAGCACCGTGCCGCAGATTTTCTTTGGCGATACGCATGTCGGGGGCTGCGACGATCTCTATGAGCTGCATTATGACGGCAAGCTCGATCTTCTGCTGGCTGATCTGGCCCGCTGAGCGGGCGAGGCGCTTTTTTAGAACGCGGATATATCCGCTGTCTCACCAAGAACATGCTCCAAATCAATAAGCTGGAGCATGTTCTTGTCGGAGAGATCATTCAACTTTTCCGGAACATGCTCTAGTCGCCAACAACACTGCCGTCTGTCCGCACGACAGTCCCGGCTTGAATATGGCTCATAGATGGCTCCCAAACGCACGACGTAACCGCCTCATCTTGCCACGGCGACTTAAGGCCAATCGCGGTCGGCGCCCCGAGCCGGGTTTTATCGGCAACCAGGTCACGCGCTTCTTCCGGCGTGGCGGCGCTGGCCCAGATGCTGTCCTTTTCGGTTGAGTTTTTCCAAGATGGATGCTTTGGGTCGATCGGGTCTAGGCGATAGATATTCATTCGCTTTTCTCCGCAAAACACTCGGATCGGATTGTCTCTTGGTAGGAGGTGCGGTGCGGAGATTGCGCGCATCGTCCACAATATCCGCTTCGTCCCCTCTCATATAGCACGACGCGCCAGCGGCTGCTGCTTGTCGCGCGGCGACGTCATGATCATTTCGAGATTCGGTATGGCCGCTGGCGGAGATCCTGCTTATCATCGCCGCAGAGCTTCACCCGCCGGGGCGAGAAAATCGTGCCTTTCTATGTCTATGAAGTTGCCTCGATCAAGCATCGGGAAGAACGCAATTGGGACGATGAGCAGAAGGCCAGGGCGGCGCTCAAACATGTGGCGCGGCGGGCGCTGCAGAGTGGCGCCTCGAATGACGATCTGCTGGTCATGAGCCTCAGATCGAACGCCGAAAAGCTGTTCGAGGCAACCATTGGCGCGACGCTGAAGCCGGTCGCCTGAGCCGCCGCGTCAGCTTTAGGCAAGCATTTCGAGACCATGATGCCGGTCGCGGCCGCGATGCGCGCGGTCGCCGCGCTTTTGTCGCGCCGCGGATTTCCGCGCGCCTCCATCCCGGATCGGTTCGCATGGCTTGGTCGTCGTCTCCTTCCGCTTTGGCGTCAGCCACTCCGTTCCCGGCTGTTTCGGATGCCGCCATCGACTCGGTGCTGAACGAAGCGGCGAATGCGTTTCGTTATGGCCAGATCGAAGAGGCGGTTGCACGCATACGGAGCCTCGTGGCCGATCTCGTCGGGAGTCCGGAGCGCTGCGATCTCGCCGGCCTCATCCTGCTTGGTGCTCAGTTGCCCGCTGAGGCGCTCGTCTGGTTCGAGCGGGCCCGCGCACTGCAGCCGAATTATTGGCAGGCCGCTTCGCATGCCGGTTCGGTGCTGCTGACCCTTGGCCGTCTCGACGAGGCGCTCAGCGCCCTCGACATGGCCGTCGGACAAGGCTTTGTCGATTCCGCGACCTATTATCATCGCGGTGTCGTTTTGCGGGCGCTCGGCCGGCGTGACGAAGCGATCGCTTCGCTCGATCAGGCTTTGCGCGTGGAGCCCGATTATCCCGATGCACTGCGCATCGGCGCTCTCATTCTGGCCGAGGCCGGCCGCGATGAACAGGCGTTGCAATTCTTCGAAGCGGCCCTGCGGTCGAAGCCGGATTTCTTCGAGGTTTTGCTGGAACGCGCCAATCTTCTGCGACAGCTCGAACGCTGTGACGAAGCGGTGGCCGCTTTTTCGCGGGGGCTCCAACTGTTGCCCGGCAATGTCGCGCTTCTCAACAATCGCGGTGTCGTTTTCATCGATCTTGGCGATTTCGATGCGGCGCTCGCGGATTTCGATGCGGCGCTCGCCATTGACCCGGATTTGCCGGAGGCGGTGTTCAACCGGGGCACCGTGCTTTTACAGGAGAGCGATCCGGAAATCGCGCTTGCCGCCTTCGATCGGGCAATTGCCTTGCGCCCGGTCTATCCCGACGCCTGGGTCGGGCGCGGCGTCGCCTTCAGAAAAATGGGCCAAATGGAGCCGGCGCTCGCAGCTTTCGATGTGGCGATTGATCAAAAGCCAGACTCAGCCCATGCCCGGAACAATAAGGGTGGTGTGCAGTTGCTGCTGGGCGATTTCGAGAATGGCCTCGAAGGCTACGAATATCGCTGGATGACGGGCCTGACACATAAGTTCAAGCTGGAATTCCCGATCCCGGAATGGAGTGGCACGATCCGGCCAGGTGAGAAGCTCATCGTTTTCGATGAGCAGGGTATTGGCGACACGATCCAGTTCAGCCGTTATCTGCCACTGTTGGCCGAGGCCGGCGTCGAGATCACCTTTTTCTGCCGCAGCAAGGCTTTGCGTCTTTTGCGCTCGCTGCCTCAGGCGATCCGCTGCGTCGATTATTTCGGGCCGGAAGAGCATTTCGACAGCCAGATCGCTCTGTCGAGCCTGGTCCATGCAAGCGGCACGCGGGTTTCAACCATCCCGGCAAATGTGCCTTATCTCACGGCTGAACCGGCGCTCGTGGCCGTCTGGGCCGAGCGCTTGGCGCAAAGCGGAAATATGCAGGATTTGAAGATCGGCATCTGCTGGGCCGGCAATCCCAATGTCCGCGCCGACCCGCGTCGTTCGGTCCCGCTCAAGGCTTTTCTGCCGCTCTGCGGACTCGAGGGTGTGCGTGTGATCAGCCTGCAGAAACATCATGGGCTCGACGAGATCGCGGCTCTGCCGGTAGGCACAAAGTTGGAGACGCTCGGCGACGCGTTCGACGGCGGCGAGGATGCATTCATCGATACGGCCGCGGTGATGCAGAATCTCGATCTGATCATTTCCTGCGATACGTCGACCGCGCATCTCGCCGGTGCGCTCGGCCGGCCCGTCTTCACGCTTCTGAAGCAGATTCCCGATTGGCGCTGGATGTTGGATCGCGCCGATTCGCCCTGGTATCCGACGATGCAGCTCTTCCGCCAGACCCGGCGCGGCGATTGGGACGAGGTTGTTGCACGTGTCGTTGCCGCCGTCGGTCAGATGCAGAAGGACAGGCGCAGCGCACTGTCGGCGTGATCACTCGCGGCCTGAGCAATGACGTGTTGCGTCATTGCATTCATGCTTGAAAAGACCCGGCCACGCGGGCCGCGAAGCGGATCCGCATGGCCGGGTAAGGATGGAGGACGACTCCAGCGGCGCAATGCCGGCGGTTCCTTCTGACAAGCCGAGACCGTTCCATCGCGATGCCCCAACGATGGTTGGGCTCGAAAAGGTCGAAAAGATTCAGCCGCAAAAATCGAGCCCGATATCGAGCACGGCTGCGCTATGCGTCAACCAGCCGATCGAGATGAGATCGACGCCGCTGGCGGCAATCGCTGCCGCCGTCTCGGGTGTGACGCGGCCGGAAGCTTCAGTGATCGCCCGTCCTCCGACCATGGCGACCGCTTGGGCGAGCGTCTCCGGCCCCATATTGTCGAGAAGCACGGCGTCGACGCCGATGGCGAGTGCTTCGGCGAGCTGATCGAGCGAATCGACTTCGATCTCGATCTTAACGAGATGCCCGATATTTTTCCGCGCCCGCTGCAGCGCTTCCGTCACGCCACCGGCGATCGCGACATGATTGTCCTTGATCAAGACCGCGTCATCGAGCCCGAAGCGATGATTATGGCCACCGCCCATGCGTACCGCATATTTCTCGATCGCGCGCAGGCCGGGCGTCGTCTTGCGTGTGCAGACGATCTGCGCCTTCGCGCCTTTGATCGCCGCGACGATGCCGGCGGTGGCGCTTGCAATGCCGCTTAAATGGCCGAGGAAATTGAGCCCGACGCGCTCCGCCGTGAGAATGCCTCTGGCCGGTCCCGAAACGGTGGCAATGAGATCGCCCGGCGCCACTGCGCTGCCATCGGGTTTGGCAATCGCGAAGGCGATCGATGGATCGATCAGCTCGAAAGCGAGCCCCGCCAGATCGAGGCCGGCAATCACGCCATGCTGACGCGCGACGAGCACCGTCTCCGCCTTGGCGTCGGCGGGTACGATCGCATCGGTGGTGAGATCGCCAGCGCGTCCGAGATCTTCGAGCAGGGCATTGCGGACCAGAGGCTCCAGCATGATCCGCAAAAGCGGCGGTCGACTCATCGATGATCCTTGGGTGTCAGGCGACGAGATCGCGGCCGAGCGCACGCGTCGTCTCGAAACATTCGGTCATGTCGATCTCGCGCTTCCAGACACGCGTCTCATCATGATCTGGAAAATCGCTGCGGGCATGGGCGCCGCGGCTTTCGGTGCGCCGCAGAGCCGCCGTGACGATCATCAGTCCGACCAGCGCGGGATCAGCCGCCGGGCCATCGTCGGTCGCGAGCGGATAAAGCGCTGCCGCCGCGGCTTCGAGCGTTGCCTGATCGCGCATCACGCCGGCCGCGCGGGAGAGAATGGGCCGCACCGGATTGGGATCGCTGCGCGACGGCGGCAGGGTGTCGACGCTCGGAAGCGGCCGGCTGAGAGCGGGCTTGCCCTTGAGGCTTTCGGCGACGAAACGGCCGCAGACAGCCGCTTCCAAGAGCGAATTGCTGGCGAGCCGATTGGCGCCATGAAGCCCCGTGCAGGCCACTTCGCCGCAAGCCCACAGGCCTTCGAGCGAGCTGCGGCCTTCGAGATCCACTTTGATGCCGCCCATATGATAATGCGCCGCCGGACGAATCGGGATGGGCTCGCGCATCGGATCGATTCCGGCGGCGGCGCAAAGCGCGGTGATCGCCGGAAAGCGCGTGTGGAAATCGACGCCCTTCAGTTGCCGCGCGTCGAGATAGATGCGATGGCCGTCCATCATATGACGCCAGATCGCCCGCGCCACCACATCGCGCGGCGCGAGTTCGGCGCCGCGCACTTTCGTCATGAAGCGTTGGCCGGTTTCATCGACGAGTATGGCGCCTTCGCCGCGCACGGCCTCGCTGATGAGATTCAATGGAAAGCCGGCGGCATCGAGCGCGGTCGGATGAAATTGGACGAATTCGAGATCGGCGAGCACGGCCCCGGCGCGCGCAGCCAGCGCCAGGCCTTGGCCGAAAGAGCCCGCCGGATTCGTGCCATGCTGGAAAAGCCCAGCGATGCCGCCCGTCGCAAGGACGATGCGCCCGGTCGGCAAAAGCACGGGGCCGCAAGGGCCATTGGCGATAAGGCCGCTCACGGCGCCGTCTTCGGTGAGCAGGCGGCGGGCCGCGAGGCCTTCGATCAGCGTGATCGAGGGTGTCGCCCGCACCGCTTCGACGAGGGCGCGCATGATTTCACGGCCAGAGGCATCGCCGCCAGCATGCACGATCCGATTGCGGCTATGCGCGGCTTCGAGGCCGAGCAGAAGCTTGCCGCCGGCATCGCGGTCGAACCGTACGCCAAAGCGGGCGAGGGCTTCGATCGCGGCGGGGCCGGAGCCAATGATGCGTTGAACGGCGGCCGCGTCGCAGAGCCCGTCGCCCGCGGCAAGCGTGTCGGCAATTTGCAGCGCCGGATCGTCATCGGCGCCCACCGCCGCCGCGACCCCACCTTGCGCCAGAGCGCTCGACGTCTCGATGCCGAGAGGAGACTTGCTCAACAGCACGACAGGCTCCGGCGCCATATGCAGCGCCGTCATGAGCCCGGCCAAGCCGCCACCGATGACGAGCGGACGCGAGTCGATGCTGTTGATGTCCATGATTACACCGCCAACATCCGCTCGACGGCGCGGCGCGCCGGCATGGCAATAGCGGGATCGATCGTCACCTCATGCTGTAAGGTTTCGAGCGAATGCCGGATGTTCTTCAGGGTGATCCGCTTCATATGCGGGCAGAGATTGCACGGGCGGATGAATTCGAGATCCGGATATTGGATCGCGATATTGTCGCTCATCGAGCATTCGGTCAAAAGCGCGAGGCGCTGCGGACGATGCTGGCCGACATAGGCGGAGATCGCTGCCGTCGAGCCGGAAAAGTCGGACGCCGCGACGACCTCGGGCGGACATTCGGGGTGCGCCAGCACGACGACGCCTGGATGCGCTTCGCGCAATTCCGCGACTTCGGCGACGCCGAAGCGCTCGTGCACTTCGCAATGGCCGGCCCAGGTGATGATCTCGACGCCTGTCTCAGCGGCAATATTGCGCGCCAGATATTCGTCTGGGATCATGATGACCCGCGGCACGCCGAGCGATTCGACGATCTTGCGGGCATTGCCCGAGGTGCAGCAAATATCCGACTCCGCCTTCACGGCGGCCGAAGTATTCACATAGGTGACGATCGGCACGCCGGGATAGCGGCGGCGCAGGCCGCGGACATCTTCGGGGGTGATGGATTCGGCCAGCGAACAGCCGGCGGCGCTGTCGGGAATAAGGACTTTCTTTTCCGGATTGAGCAGCTTTGCCGTTTCCGCCATGAAATGGACACCGGCCAGCACAATGACATCGGCGTCGACCGTCATTGCCTCGCGCGCCAGCGCCAGCGAGTCGCCGACGAGATCGGCGACGCAATGGAAGATCTCCGGGGTCTGATAATTATGCGCCAGAATGACCGCGTTACGCGTCGCCTTCAGGCGGAGGATCGCATCGATGTCGGCGGCGAAAATCGGCCATTCGAACGCGGGGATCGCATGGCGGACCTTTGCAAAAAGATCCTCCCGGCCGGGCGAAAAGGCCTCGCTGCGCGGCATGAGAGCTGACTGGGCCATGACATTATACTCCCCATGAGCATTATTATCTCATATGCTGGGGTTGAGCATAAGTTTTGTCAAGACCGCGAAATGGGGAGTTTGGTTCCGACGATGGCCCGTTCGGTCAGAATATCGCGACGGAAGCGGAAAAGCTTGGCCGGTCTGCCGCCGGTTTCCTGACTGAGTTCGCCGGTCTCCTCGACCAGTTGCTGCTGCTCGATGAGGCGGCGGAAGTTCTGCTTATGGAGCAGTCTTCCCCC
The window above is part of the Methylovirgula sp. HY1 genome. Proteins encoded here:
- the rlmN gene encoding 23S rRNA (adenine(2503)-C(2))-methyltransferase RlmN, with the translated sequence MTFQDELAVTLALEDNSLPALAEAEKISLVGSTRAELGAAFLSLGVPEREIKMRTAQLWHWLYFQGATSFDVMLNIGKGLRGRLAETFSLTRPEVIAEQVSQDGTRKWLLRFPPTSADANPGGHGAEVECVYIPESDRGTLCVSSQVGCTLTCSFCHTGTQKLVRNLSTREIVAQIIVARERLGDFPGLTPPTDGLLPGAENRAVSNIVFMGMGEPLYNFDAVRDAVGVLSDGDGLGISKRRITVSTAGVVPQIARLGAEASPMLAISLHAVRDDLRDKLVPLNKKYPLKDLLDACRDYPGLSNARRITFEYVMLKGVNDSAAEARELVRLLKGIPAKINLIPFNPWPGAAYECSDWERIEAFSDIVFNAGYASPVRTPRGRDILAACGQLKSETEKLRARARMVAEG
- a CDS encoding SIMPL domain-containing protein, giving the protein MPVGSRPALLSGLCLAACLALAPSVARAQTTSVSQISHITVTGRAHMAVVPDVATLSLAVITEKPKAADAESANATAVQALIQDIKAQGIDTRDIKTVSLTLAPVYSEQRDLVRQITNQVLRGYRARNALTIRVRNLDKASTLARQLIGKGANEFYGIHFDYTHKKEAYDKLRGAAVEDALRQANAYLAPLGLKLGRVLEIAPPENPGAARARMPTFAAISASGAAPASIPIEAGTQKLSAQVQVTWEIK
- a CDS encoding class I SAM-dependent methyltransferase, producing MAKQPPIFDRALQRRRLARAVTAGAADFLLTWTVEELCQRLTTVKRRFHKIVDIGTPLPQLAQTLSSADQAALVIRLGALPTVLGAAPVLAFVGDEEALPFLSESCDLAVSALALHQVNDLPGALIQIRRALQPDGLFLAAMLGGRSLDELRQAMAMAEAEISGGVSPRVAPFADVRDMGGLLQRAGFALPVADTESLTVRYANVFRLAADLRAMGATNTLVERARRPAKRQIFLRAAEIYAERFSDPDGRIRATFEIVFLSGWAPHESQQKPLAPGSAKMRLADALKTKDIPSE
- a CDS encoding ComF family protein, which codes for MGSKDIFFSSSADPAAISTEAGADRRGRPGITAWLAAAGARGLATVSGVTRVALDLIYPPACLCCRGATAAHGALCPACWGRINFIEKPFCDRLGIPFAYDLGIEGLLSPEAMAHPPAYARARAVARFDDGPVRQLVHRLKYHDRMELAEPLAAWMARAGSELLAEADLLVPIPLHRRRLMWRQFNQAHLLAAAVGRACGRKVDPFLLRRVKRTAPQVGLSRAQRASNVQGAFAVPEEARPRVEGRAIVLIDDVLTSGATLNAAARVLLRAGAARVDVLVFARVVTAS
- the grxC gene encoding glutaredoxin 3; translation: MPTPVEITIYTTQTCPYCRRAKELLQKKNLAYQEISVDGDFEARAQMTNRANGASTVPQIFFGDTHVGGCDDLYELHYDGKLDLLLADLAR
- a CDS encoding tetratricopeptide repeat protein translates to MAWSSSPSALASATPFPAVSDAAIDSVLNEAANAFRYGQIEEAVARIRSLVADLVGSPERCDLAGLILLGAQLPAEALVWFERARALQPNYWQAASHAGSVLLTLGRLDEALSALDMAVGQGFVDSATYYHRGVVLRALGRRDEAIASLDQALRVEPDYPDALRIGALILAEAGRDEQALQFFEAALRSKPDFFEVLLERANLLRQLERCDEAVAAFSRGLQLLPGNVALLNNRGVVFIDLGDFDAALADFDAALAIDPDLPEAVFNRGTVLLQESDPEIALAAFDRAIALRPVYPDAWVGRGVAFRKMGQMEPALAAFDVAIDQKPDSAHARNNKGGVQLLLGDFENGLEGYEYRWMTGLTHKFKLEFPIPEWSGTIRPGEKLIVFDEQGIGDTIQFSRYLPLLAEAGVEITFFCRSKALRLLRSLPQAIRCVDYFGPEEHFDSQIALSSLVHASGTRVSTIPANVPYLTAEPALVAVWAERLAQSGNMQDLKIGICWAGNPNVRADPRRSVPLKAFLPLCGLEGVRVISLQKHHGLDEIAALPVGTKLETLGDAFDGGEDAFIDTAAVMQNLDLIISCDTSTAHLAGALGRPVFTLLKQIPDWRWMLDRADSPWYPTMQLFRQTRRGDWDEVVARVVAAVGQMQKDRRSALSA
- the nadC gene encoding carboxylating nicotinate-nucleotide diphosphorylase gives rise to the protein MSRPPLLRIMLEPLVRNALLEDLGRAGDLTTDAIVPADAKAETVLVARQHGVIAGLDLAGLAFELIDPSIAFAIAKPDGSAVAPGDLIATVSGPARGILTAERVGLNFLGHLSGIASATAGIVAAIKGAKAQIVCTRKTTPGLRAIEKYAVRMGGGHNHRFGLDDAVLIKDNHVAIAGGVTEALQRARKNIGHLVKIEIEVDSLDQLAEALAIGVDAVLLDNMGPETLAQAVAMVGGRAITEASGRVTPETAAAIAASGVDLISIGWLTHSAAVLDIGLDFCG
- a CDS encoding L-aspartate oxidase is translated as MDINSIDSRPLVIGGGLAGLMTALHMAPEPVVLLSKSPLGIETSSALAQGGVAAAVGADDDPALQIADTLAAGDGLCDAAAVQRIIGSGPAAIEALARFGVRFDRDAGGKLLLGLEAAHSRNRIVHAGGDASGREIMRALVEAVRATPSITLIEGLAARRLLTEDGAVSGLIANGPCGPVLLPTGRIVLATGGIAGLFQHGTNPAGSFGQGLALAARAGAVLADLEFVQFHPTALDAAGFPLNLISEAVRGEGAILVDETGQRFMTKVRGAELAPRDVVARAIWRHMMDGHRIYLDARQLKGVDFHTRFPAITALCAAAGIDPMREPIPIRPAAHYHMGGIKVDLEGRSSLEGLWACGEVACTGLHGANRLASNSLLEAAVCGRFVAESLKGKPALSRPLPSVDTLPPSRSDPNPVRPILSRAAGVMRDQATLEAAAAALYPLATDDGPAADPALVGLMIVTAALRRTESRGAHARSDFPDHDETRVWKREIDMTECFETTRALGRDLVA
- the nadA gene encoding quinolinate synthase NadA → MAQSALMPRSEAFSPGREDLFAKVRHAIPAFEWPIFAADIDAILRLKATRNAVILAHNYQTPEIFHCVADLVGDSLALAREAMTVDADVIVLAGVHFMAETAKLLNPEKKVLIPDSAAGCSLAESITPEDVRGLRRRYPGVPIVTYVNTSAAVKAESDICCTSGNARKIVESLGVPRVIMIPDEYLARNIAAETGVEIITWAGHCEVHERFGVAEVAELREAHPGVVVLAHPECPPEVVAASDFSGSTAAISAYVGQHRPQRLALLTECSMSDNIAIQYPDLEFIRPCNLCPHMKRITLKNIRHSLETLQHEVTIDPAIAMPARRAVERMLAV